The Stigmatella aurantiaca DW4/3-1 genome contains the following window.
ACACCTGCGCCAGCAACGCCTTCCGGTCCACCTTCCCGTTTCCCGTTAGCGGCAGCTTCTCCACCTCCACCAACAGGCTCGGCACCATGTACTCCGGCAGCCTCTTCTCCAGGTAGCCCCTCACCTCCCCCACCTCTACCTTCCTCCCTCCTCCCACCACGAACCCCACCAGCCTCTTTCCCTCCGCTCCCTCCCCCTGCACCACCACCGCCGCTGCCTTCACCTCCGGGTGGCTCTCCAGCGCACCCTCCACCTCTCCTATCTCTATCCGGAATCCCCTCACCTTCACCTGCGTGTCCGCTCTGCCCACGAACTCCAGGCTCCCGTCCCCCCTCCACCTCGCCAAGTCTCCCGTCCGGTACAGCCTCTGCCCTGCCTGCTTCCCGTACGGGTTCGGCACGAACTTCTCCGCCGTCAGCTCTGGCCTTCCCACGTACCCTCTCGCCAGTCCGTCTCCTCCCGTGTACAGCTCTCCCACCACCCCTTCAGGCACTGGCTGCATCTCTTCGTCCAGCACGTACACGCCCGTCTGGGCGATGGGCCGACCGATCGGTACGGGGGGACCCGCCTGCTCCGGCGTCTCCATCACGTGGCAGCAGGTGAAGGTCGTGTTCTCCGTGGGCCCGTAGCCGTTGATGAGACGGCCCCCCATCCCTTCCTCCAGCACGCGCTTCACGTGCACCGGAGACAGGACGTCGCCTCCCGCCAACACCTGCCGCACTCCTCCCAGAACATCCGGGTATTCGTCCGCCATCTGGTGGAACAGCCCCGCGGTCAGCCACAGCACGGAGATGCGTTCCACCTCCAGCAGCAGGCGCAGCTCCTCCAGGGTGAGCTGCTGCGCGGGCGCCACCACGAGCTGCGCGCCGTTGAGCAGCGCGCCCCAGATCTCCAAGGTGGAAGCGTCGAACGAAGGGGTCGCCAGATGCAGGAACCGGTCCTCCGCCGACACCTGGAGGAAGTCCGTCCCACACACCAAGCGGACCACCCCTCGCTGGGTGACGGCCACTCCCTTGGGCTGCCCCGTCGAACCGGACGTGTACATCACGTACGCCAGTGAGTTCGCGTCCACCGCCACGGGCGCCCAGCTGCCTTCCTCCGCGGGCTCCTCCTCCTCGAGCACCACCACGTCCCAGCCTTCGCCCCGCACCCGCTCCTGCCACTCCGCCTGCGTCACCACCACCCGCGCGCCCGCGTCCTTCAGCATGTACTCCAGCCGCTCTCCCGGCAGCTTCGGATCCAACGGCAGGTACGCCCCTCCCGCCTTCACCACCCCCACCATCGCCTCCACCAGCTCCACCGACCGCTCCATCACCAGAGCCACCACCTGCTCCGGCCCCACGCCCTTTGCCTTCAGCCGACGCGCCACCTGCTCCGCCCGGTGGTTCAACGCCGCGTAGCTCAGCTCCTTGCCGCCCCCCGTCACCGCCACCGCTTGTGGCGCCCGGGCCACCACCTGCTCGAACACCTGCCCGATGCTCGCCTCCCTCGGGTACCCGCCCTCCTGCCCCTGCCCCTGCGCCAGCAGCCGCTGCCGCTCCTCGCCCCTCACCAAGGCCAGCTTGCCCACCCGCTCTCCGGGCCGGGCCACCCCCTGCTCCAGCACTTCCTTCAGCTGCCGGACCAGCCCCTCCACCTTCGGGCGGTCATACAGCTCCGTGCTGTACTCGAGGCGGCCCCGCACGCCCCCGTCACGGCCTTCGGCCAGCAACAGGCTGAGATCATACTTGGCGGTCCCCGTGTCGATCTCCGACACCTGGGTGGCCAGCCCCGTCATCCCGAATTGGTCGTCGAACGACTCGGTGAGGGTGAAGATGACCTGGAAGATCGGCGTGTGGCCGAGGCTCCGCTCTGGCATCAGCTCCTCGATGAGCATCCCCAGCGGCAGCTCCTGGTGCGCATAGGCTTCGAGCGCCGTCTCCCGCACGCGGCGCAGGACCTCGCGGAAAGAGGGCTCGCCGGACAGGTCCACCCGCAACGGGACGATGTTCGCCAGGTAGCCGATGAGCCCCTCGGTGCCCGGCATGTTCCGGTTGGCCACCGAGCCGCCCACCACGATGTCCGCCTGCCCCGTGCTCCGCGAGAGCAGCACCTGGAAGGCCGCGAGCAGCGCCATGTACAGCGTGGCGTTCTCCTCTCGCGCCAGCGTGCGCAGCCCTTCCACCAGGGACCGGGAGAACTCGATGGGCTGGCTCGCCCCCTGATACCCGCGCACCTTCGGGCGGGGCCGATCGGTCGGCAGCGCGATGACCGCCGGACTGCCCTCCAGACGCTGCTTCCAGAAGCTGACGAGCGCGTCCTTCTGATCTCCGGTGAGGTGCTCCTGCTGCCAGGCCGCGTAGTCCACGTACTGGATGCTCAGCTCCGGCAGCACGGGGGGCTGTTCCCGCACGAGCGCGCCGTACAAGGCCCGCAGCTCATGGATGAGCACTCCCGCGGACCAGCCGTCCGCGATGATGTGGTGCAGCGTCAGCAGCAGCACGTGCTCGGTCTCCGCCAACCGGACCAGCTTCGTGCGCAGCAACGGCCCCTGGACGAGATCGAACGGCTGCCGCCCCTCTTCCTGGCTCAACCGCGCCAGCGTCTCCTCTTGCTCGCTGGGAGCGAGCGCGCCCAGCTCATGCCGCTCCAGCCGGTGCGCCCGCTCCGGGTGGATGACCTGCAACAGCTCGGAGCCTGCCTCGGTGAAGGTGGTCCTCAGCGACTCATGGCGCGCGACGATCTGTTGCAGCGCCTGCTCCAACGCAGTGACTTTCAGGTGTCCCGAGAGCCGGATGGCCGCGGGGACGCTGTAGAGCGCCGTGCCAGGCACGAGCTGCTCCGAGAGCCAGATCTGCCGCTGTCCAATGGACATCGGGAAGACATGGACCTCATCACTCACGACGGACGGGAGTTCAGGGGACTGCACGGACAGGTTGCGCGCGGACTCGGTCGTCATGACTGTGAATCACCGCCGGTCTTGGAGCCGGAAGAAGGTTTGAGCTGAGACAGCTTGATGCGATGAGAATCTCTTGAAATCCGTTTGATCTCGCTGCGAGGGGCGGACGCAGCTTGCTCTGGGCGGGACACGGCCCGGGCCAGAGAGGCCACCGTGCGCGACTCGAAGAGGGTCCGGATGGGCAGCGTCACCCCAAAGGTTTCCTGCACGCGCGCCACCAGCCGCGTGGCCAGGAGCGAGTGGCCGCCCGCCTCGAAGAAGTCGTCGTGGATGCCCACCCGTCCACGCCCGAGCAACTCTTCCCACAGCTTCGCCAGCTTCTGCTCCGTCTCGTCCCTCGGCGCCACGTAGTTGCTGCTGGCTCCCGCCCCCTGCTCTGACACCTGCGCCAGCAACGCCTTCCGGTCCACCTTCCCGTTTCCCGTCAGCGGCAGCTTCTCCACCTCCACCAACAGGCTCGGCACCATGTACTCCGGCAACCTCTTCTCCAGGTAGCCCCTCACCTCCCCCACCTCTACCTTCCTCCCTCCTCCCACCACGAACCCCACCAGCCTCTTTCCCTCCGCTCCCTCCCCCTGCACCACCACCGCCGCTGCCTTCACCTCCGGGTGGCTCTCCAGCGCACCCTCCACCTCTCCTATCTCTATCCGGAATCCCCTCACCTTCACCTGCGTGTCCGCTCTGCCCACGAACTCCAGGCTCCCGTCCCCCCTCCACCTCGCCAAGTCTCCCGTCCGGTACAGCCTCTGCCCTGCCTGCTTCCCGTACGGGTTCGGCACGAACTTCTCCGCCGTCAGCTCTGGCCTTCCCACGTACCCTCTCGCCAGCCCGTCTCCTCCCGTGTACAGCTCTCCCACCACCCCTTCAGGCACTGGCTGCATCTCCTCGTCCAACACGTACACGTCCGTGCCATCCAGGGGCACGCCCAGTGGAACCCGGGTGCGGGCGTCGTAACCGGGTTGGAGCGTGTGGCACGTGGTGATGACCGCGTTCTCCGTGGGCCCATAGGCGTTGATGAGCCGCGTCTTGGGAAGCGTGTCGAGCAGCCGCTTCGCCTGCACCGGCGGCATGGCATCTCCGCCCGCCAGCAGGTTTTTGAGCGGACGCAGCCCTTCCAATTGGTGATCCACCAACTGCTGGAAGAGGGCCGCGGTCGCCAGCACCGTGTTGACGCCCTGCTCGGCGATGAGCCGCGCCACATCCGCGAGCGAGGGCAGCCCCGGTGGGCTCACCACCAACCGCGCCCCGTTGAGCAGCGCGCCCCAGACCTCGAAGGTCGAGGCATCGAACATCATCGTGTTCCAGTGCAGGAAGACGTCATCCGGGGAGAAGGCCGCGTAGTTGCTCTCGCGCACCAGCCGCACGACCCCCTGGTGCGTGACGGCCACGCCCTTGGGCCGCCCCGTCGAGCCGGACGTGTACATCACGTACGCCACCGCCTGGGCGCTCACCTCCACGGGCGCCCAGCCCCCTTCCGCCGCGAAAGCCCCTTCCTCCAACACCACCACGTCCCGTCCCTCGCCCTCCGCCAGCCCCTTCCATTCCGCCTGCGTCACCACCACCCGCGTGCCCGAGTCCTTCAGCATGTACTCCAGCCGCTCTGCCGGCAGCTTCGGGTCCAACGCCAGATAGGTGCATCCCGCCTTCACCACCCCCACCATCGCCTCCACCAGGTCCACCGACCGCTCCATCAGCAGCCCCACTACCTGCTCCGGCCCCACGCCCTCCGCCTTCAGCCGGCGCGCCACCTGCTCCGCCCGGCGGTTCAGCTCCGCGTAGGTCAGCGTCTTGCCGCCCCCCGTCACCGCCACCGCTTGCGGCGCCCAGGCCACTGCCTGCTCGAACACCTGCCCGATGCTCGCCTCGCCCGGATATTTCCCTGGCCCTCCGAGGCCTCGCTTCAGCAGTTGCTGGCGCTCCTCGTGGGTCACCAAGGCCAGCTTGCCCACCCGTTCCCCGGGCTGAGCCACCCCCTGCTCCAGCACCCCCACCAGCTGCCGGACCATCTCCTCCATCTTCGCTCCGGCGTACAGCTCCGTGCTGTACTCGAGCGCGCCCGAGAGGCCCTCTCCCACCTCCGCCATGCGCAGGCTCAGCTCGAACGGCGCGGTCCGCGTCACCACCGGGAAGGCGCTCAGGTGCAGCCCTCCGAGATCCGCCTCGGCGCCTTCATCTCCCAGCACGAAGCCCGCGATCGAGGCCTCCGTGCGCGCGTGGGGCTTCTCCAGCACGAACATCGCCTGGACGAGCGGCGAGCGGCTCGCGTCCCGATGCGCCTTCAACTCTTTCACGAGCTGATCGAAGGGCACGTCCGGATGCTCCAGCGCTCCCAGCACCGTGTGGCGGAGTTGGCCCAAGAACTCCCGGAAGGTGGGCGAGCCCGAAAGGTCCGCGCGCAGCACCAGCGGGTTGACGAAGTACCCCACCACGGAGCCAAACCGCGCCAGAGACCGGCCCGCCACCGGGCTGCCCACCAGCACCTCGCGCTGCCCGCTCAACCGGGACAGCAGCACCTGGAACCCGGCGAGCAAGACCGTGAAGAGCGTCGTGCCCTCCTCCCGCGCCAACGCCTTCAGCGCGGACGTGAGCTTCGGGTCCAATAGGAAGCGGTGGGCCGCCCCGGCCGATCCCACCACGGAGGGACGGGCGCCCTCCATCGGCAGCGAGAGCACCGGAAGCTCTCCAGCGAGCCGCTCGCGCCAATACGCCCGCTGACGCTCCCCTTCGGCGCCTGCCAGAAACGCCTCTTGCCAGCGGACATGGTCCGCATAGCTCGCCGGCAACACCGGCAGCTCCAACGCGCGCTGCTCCCGGGCCGCGGGATAGAGCTGGCGCAGCTCGGACAGCAACACCACCAGGGACCAGAGGTCCGCGGCGATGTGGTGCACCGCGAGCAGCAGCACGCTCTCCCCATCCGTGCGCGTGTACAGCCGCACCCGGAAGACCGGTCCGCGTTCGAGATCGAACGGCCGGTGCGCCTCGTCCGAGACGAGCGTCTTCAGCGCCTCATCGGTCAGTCCCCGCGCCTCGACGCGCGTGAAATCCACCGGCCCATCGAGCACCTGCGCCGTGGGCATGCCATCGCGCGCCGGATAGACGGTTCGCAGCACCGGGTGGC
Protein-coding sequences here:
- a CDS encoding non-ribosomal peptide synthetase; the encoded protein is MTSARIVPTLPFRVSSLVDLVRARAERTPDQTLYLFLEEGGWEEQRITLGEFDRRARAIAQRLQALGAEGERAVLLFAPGADYISAFFGCLYAGVVAVPAYPPDPTRLGRSLPRLQAIAADAGARFVLTTSFIASMAESVFEIAPDMRAMHWLATDELEHPEPDAWRDLGLGSDRLAFLQYTSGSTGTPKGVRLNHGNLLHNLELIARAFETSEASKGVIWLPPYHDMGLIGGLLQPLYRGFPAVMMSPLDFLSRPLRWLQAISRHGGTVSGGPNFAFDLCVRKTTPEERAELDLSTWKVAFSGAEPIRPETLDRFCEAFAGSGFRREAFYPCYGLAEATLLVSGSQPGQAPLLERFDAKALERGQVEPRPEGGRELVGCGKVREGLEVLIVDPEQRTRCAPGRIGEVWVTGGSVAEGYWGKTVETERQFQARLDDGSGPYLRTGDLGFFRGPELFISGRLKDLLIIRGRNHYPQDIEYTVERSHPALRPGCCAAFSVEVEGEERLVVAQEVDLRKEPNLEEVGAAIRRAVQEAHELHVHVAVLLKPGRIPKTTSGKIQRHASRQGFLEGTLDELGRSQILPGAAQEGVAEVEAEQVLAATGDERTALLTAHLQTLLSRALGAPGASVDPDRPVHELGLDSLMALEVAHALERGLGLRLSLQALLEDVSPRQLAARLAAMPLAPAPLAPVPEAGQRTVSHGQESLWFLHQMNPESAAYNLFSAVRIRSSVDAEALRAAFEALSRRHPVLRTVYPARDGMPTAQVLDGPVDFTRVEARGLTDEALKTLVSDEAHRPFDLERGPVFRVRLYTRTDGESVLLLAVHHIAADLWSLVVLLSELRQLYPAAREQRALELPVLPASYADHVRWQEAFLAGAEGERQRAYWRERLAGELPVLSLPMEGARPSVVGSAGAAHRFLLDPKLTSALKALAREEGTTLFTVLLAGFQVLLSRLSGQREVLVGSPVAGRSLARFGSVVGYFVNPLVLRADLSGSPTFREFLGQLRHTVLGALEHPDVPFDQLVKELKAHRDASRSPLVQAMFVLEKPHARTEASIAGFVLGDEGAEADLGGLHLSAFPVVTRTAPFELSLRMAEVGEGLSGALEYSTELYAGAKMEEMVRQLVGVLEQGVAQPGERVGKLALVTHEERQQLLKRGLGGPGKYPGEASIGQVFEQAVAWAPQAVAVTGGGKTLTYAELNRRAEQVARRLKAEGVGPEQVVGLLMERSVDLVEAMVGVVKAGCTYLALDPKLPAERLEYMLKDSGTRVVVTQAEWKGLAEGEGRDVVVLEEGAFAAEGGWAPVEVSAQAVAYVMYTSGSTGRPKGVAVTHQGVVRLVRESNYAAFSPDDVFLHWNTMMFDASTFEVWGALLNGARLVVSPPGLPSLADVARLIAEQGVNTVLATAALFQQLVDHQLEGLRPLKNLLAGGDAMPPVQAKRLLDTLPKTRLINAYGPTENAVITTCHTLQPGYDARTRVPLGVPLDGTDVYVLDEEMQPVPEGVVGELYTGGDGLARGYVGRPELTAEKFVPNPYGKQAGQRLYRTGDLARWRGDGSLEFVGRADTQVKVRGFRIEIGEVEGALESHPEVKAAAVVVQGEGAEGKRLVGFVVGGGRKVEVGEVRGYLEKRLPEYMVPSLLVEVEKLPLTGNGKVDRKALLAQVSEQGAGASSNYVAPRDETEQKLAKLWEELLGRGRVGIHDDFFEAGGHSLLATRLVARVQETFGVTLPIRTLFESRTVASLARAVSRPEQAASAPRSEIKRISRDSHRIKLSQLKPSSGSKTGGDSQS